One Mus musculus strain C57BL/6J chromosome X, GRCm38.p6 C57BL/6J DNA window includes the following coding sequences:
- the Taf7l gene encoding transcription initiation factor TFIID subunit 7-like isoform X2 → MSKKPRPAAAAMSVRLECHDVEEQFILRLPPEQAYAVRKIIHSRNAAWKDKLKIDFSPDGHHAVVQVDNVSLPAKLVNLPCVIGSLKTIDRKTFYKTADVSQMLVCSPEGEPHSPPEEPVVSTGPTVIGISEGKAERKKYNWKHGITPPLKNVRKKRFRKTTKKLPDVKQVDEINFSEYTQSPSVEKEVKRLLYSDAEAVSVRWEVVDDDDAKEIESQGSMPTTPGISQMGGASLSDYDVFREMMGDSGSNSNDVEEKSNEGDDDDDEDEDDEDYGNEKEEEETDNSEEELEKELQAKFNEFSLHEADQDYSSITMAIQKLIFIKEKRLQMIYKKAQRQKELLRKVENLTLKRHFQNVLGKLNIMEKEKCEQIYHLQEQLKCFLKE, encoded by the exons ATGTCCAAGAAGCCCCGGCCAGCAGCGGCAG CCATGAGTGTAAGGCTTGAATGTCATGACGTTGAGGAACAGTTTATATTGCGTCTGCCTCCG GAACAAGCTTATGCTGTCAGGAAAATTATACATTCTAGAAATGCTGCTTGGAAGGATAAACTAAAAATTGACTTTTCTC cTGATGGCCACCATGCGGTTGTTCAAGTAGACAACGTCTCACTGCCTGCTAAACTGGTTAATCTGCCTTGTGTTATCGGAAGCCTGAAAACTATTGACAGAAAGACATTTTATAAGACCGCGGATGTTTCTCAG ATGCTTGTATGCAGTCCTGAAGGTGAGCCTCATTCTCCTCCTGAAGAACCAGTTGTCTCTACTGGTCCTACTGTAATTGGAATTAGtgaagggaaggcagagagaaaaaaatataactggaagcatggca ttactCCACCACTTAAGAATGTCAGAAAGAAAAGGTTccggaaaacaacaaaaaag CTCCCAGATGTGAAACAAGTGGATGAAATCAACTTTAGTGAG TACACTCAATCTCCAAGTGTGGAAAAAGAAGTGAAGAGACTGCTCTACTCAGATGCTGAAGCTGTCAGTGTCC GCTGGGAAGtcgttgatgatgatgatgctaagGAAATAGAAAGTCAAGGGTCCATGCCAACCACTCCAGGAATCTCACAGATGGGTGGTGCTAGTTTATCAG ACTATGATGTGTTTCGGGAGATGATGGGTGATTCTGGCAGCAACAGTAATGATGTGGAAGAGAAGAGTAATGAAggtgacgacgatgatgatgaagatgaagatgatgaagactatggaaatgaaaaggaggaggaagagacagacaattctgaagaggagttagagaaggagcTGCAGGCCAAATTTAATGAATTTAGCCTCCATGAAGCAGACCAAGATTACAGTTCAATAA CCATGGCAATTCAGAAACTGATTTTTATCAAAGAAAAGAGGCTCCAGATGATTTATAAAAAAGCCCAGCGACAGAAGGAACTCCTCAGGAAAGTGGAAAACTTGACCCTCAAG AGACATTTCCAGAATGTTTTGGGGAAGCTTAACATAATGGAAAAAGAGAAGTGTGAACAG
- the Taf7l gene encoding transcription initiation factor TFIID subunit 7-like isoform X1 — translation MERGEEAPTEGAPPEGALVEAKAPVIPEAPATDVSTTEEAGSKEPQVPSGPRPEGAGDTCDTRGARGPPTPGRAKSQKTPRQGTARCQTLESAMRSMSVRLECHDVEEQFILRLPPEQAYAVRKIIHSRNAAWKDKLKIDFSPDGHHAVVQVDNVSLPAKLVNLPCVIGSLKTIDRKTFYKTADVSQMLVCSPEVTPPLKNVRKKRFRKTTKKLPDVKQVDEINFSEYTQSPSVEKEVKRLLYSDAEAVSVRWEVVDDDDAKEIESQGSMPTTPGISQMGGASLSDYDVFREMMGDSGSNSNDVEEKSNEGDDDDDEDEDDEDYGNEKEEEETDNSEEELEKELQAKFNEFSLHEADQDYSSITMAIQKLIFIKEKRLQMIYKKAQRQKELLRKVENLTLKRHFQNVLGKLNIMEKEKCEQIYHLQEQLKCFLKE, via the exons ATGGAGCGCGGCGAGGAAGCACCCACTGAGGGAGCTCCGCCTGAGGGGGCTTTGGTGGAGGCCAAAGCCCCCGTTATTCCTGAAGCCCCCGCTACAGATGTTTCGACAACCGAAGAAGCGGGCTCCAAAGAGCCCCAGGTCCCTTCCGGCCCTCGTCCCGAAGGTGCTGGGGACACTTGTGACACCCGAGGGGCTCGAGGCCCACCGACTCCCGGCAGGGCCAAGTCTCAGAAGACCCCCCGCCAGGGCACTGCTCGCTGCCAGACCCTCGAGAGTGCCATGCGAT CCATGAGTGTAAGGCTTGAATGTCATGACGTTGAGGAACAGTTTATATTGCGTCTGCCTCCG GAACAAGCTTATGCTGTCAGGAAAATTATACATTCTAGAAATGCTGCTTGGAAGGATAAACTAAAAATTGACTTTTCTC cTGATGGCCACCATGCGGTTGTTCAAGTAGACAACGTCTCACTGCCTGCTAAACTGGTTAATCTGCCTTGTGTTATCGGAAGCCTGAAAACTATTGACAGAAAGACATTTTATAAGACCGCGGATGTTTCTCAG ATGCTTGTATGCAGTCCTGAAG ttactCCACCACTTAAGAATGTCAGAAAGAAAAGGTTccggaaaacaacaaaaaag CTCCCAGATGTGAAACAAGTGGATGAAATCAACTTTAGTGAG TACACTCAATCTCCAAGTGTGGAAAAAGAAGTGAAGAGACTGCTCTACTCAGATGCTGAAGCTGTCAGTGTCC GCTGGGAAGtcgttgatgatgatgatgctaagGAAATAGAAAGTCAAGGGTCCATGCCAACCACTCCAGGAATCTCACAGATGGGTGGTGCTAGTTTATCAG ACTATGATGTGTTTCGGGAGATGATGGGTGATTCTGGCAGCAACAGTAATGATGTGGAAGAGAAGAGTAATGAAggtgacgacgatgatgatgaagatgaagatgatgaagactatggaaatgaaaaggaggaggaagagacagacaattctgaagaggagttagagaaggagcTGCAGGCCAAATTTAATGAATTTAGCCTCCATGAAGCAGACCAAGATTACAGTTCAATAA CCATGGCAATTCAGAAACTGATTTTTATCAAAGAAAAGAGGCTCCAGATGATTTATAAAAAAGCCCAGCGACAGAAGGAACTCCTCAGGAAAGTGGAAAACTTGACCCTCAAG AGACATTTCCAGAATGTTTTGGGGAAGCTTAACATAATGGAAAAAGAGAAGTGTGAACAG
- the Taf7l gene encoding transcription initiation factor TFIID subunit 7-like → MERGEEAPTEGAPPEGALVEAKAPVIPEAPATDVSTTEEAGSKEPQVPSGPRPEGAGDTCDTRGARGPPTPGRAKSQKTPRQGTARCQTLESAMRSMSVRLECHDVEEQFILRLPPEQAYAVRKIIHSRNAAWKDKLKIDFSPDGHHAVVQVDNVSLPAKLVNLPCVIGSLKTIDRKTFYKTADVSQMLVCSPEGEPHSPPEEPVVSTGPTVIGISEGKAERKKYNWKHGITPPLKNVRKKRFRKTTKKLPDVKQVDEINFSEYTQSPSVEKEVKRLLYSDAEAVSVRWEVVDDDDAKEIESQGSMPTTPGISQMGGASLSDYDVFREMMGDSGSNSNDVEEKSNEGDDDDDEDEDDEDYGNEKEEEETDNSEEELEKELQAKFNEFSLHEADQDYSSITMAIQKLIFIKEKRLQMIYKKAQRQKELLRKVENLTLKRHFQNVLGKLNIMEKEKCEQIYHLQEQLKCFLKE, encoded by the exons ATGGAGCGCGGCGAGGAAGCACCCACTGAGGGAGCTCCGCCTGAGGGGGCTTTGGTGGAGGCCAAAGCCCCCGTTATTCCTGAAGCCCCCGCTACAGATGTTTCGACAACCGAAGAAGCGGGCTCCAAAGAGCCCCAGGTCCCTTCCGGCCCTCGTCCCGAAGGTGCTGGGGACACTTGTGACACCCGAGGGGCTCGAGGCCCACCGACTCCCGGCAGGGCCAAGTCTCAGAAGACCCCCCGCCAGGGCACTGCTCGCTGCCAGACCCTCGAGAGTGCCATGCGAT CCATGAGTGTAAGGCTTGAATGTCATGACGTTGAGGAACAGTTTATATTGCGTCTGCCTCCG GAACAAGCTTATGCTGTCAGGAAAATTATACATTCTAGAAATGCTGCTTGGAAGGATAAACTAAAAATTGACTTTTCTC cTGATGGCCACCATGCGGTTGTTCAAGTAGACAACGTCTCACTGCCTGCTAAACTGGTTAATCTGCCTTGTGTTATCGGAAGCCTGAAAACTATTGACAGAAAGACATTTTATAAGACCGCGGATGTTTCTCAG ATGCTTGTATGCAGTCCTGAAGGTGAGCCTCATTCTCCTCCTGAAGAACCAGTTGTCTCTACTGGTCCTACTGTAATTGGAATTAGtgaagggaaggcagagagaaaaaaatataactggaagcatggca ttactCCACCACTTAAGAATGTCAGAAAGAAAAGGTTccggaaaacaacaaaaaag CTCCCAGATGTGAAACAAGTGGATGAAATCAACTTTAGTGAG TACACTCAATCTCCAAGTGTGGAAAAAGAAGTGAAGAGACTGCTCTACTCAGATGCTGAAGCTGTCAGTGTCC GCTGGGAAGtcgttgatgatgatgatgctaagGAAATAGAAAGTCAAGGGTCCATGCCAACCACTCCAGGAATCTCACAGATGGGTGGTGCTAGTTTATCAG ACTATGATGTGTTTCGGGAGATGATGGGTGATTCTGGCAGCAACAGTAATGATGTGGAAGAGAAGAGTAATGAAggtgacgacgatgatgatgaagatgaagatgatgaagactatggaaatgaaaaggaggaggaagagacagacaattctgaagaggagttagagaaggagcTGCAGGCCAAATTTAATGAATTTAGCCTCCATGAAGCAGACCAAGATTACAGTTCAATAA CCATGGCAATTCAGAAACTGATTTTTATCAAAGAAAAGAGGCTCCAGATGATTTATAAAAAAGCCCAGCGACAGAAGGAACTCCTCAGGAAAGTGGAAAACTTGACCCTCAAG AGACATTTCCAGAATGTTTTGGGGAAGCTTAACATAATGGAAAAAGAGAAGTGTGAACAG
- the Taf7l gene encoding transcription initiation factor TFIID subunit 7-like isoform X3 — translation MSKKPRPAAAAMSVRLECHDVEEQFILRLPPEQAYAVRKIIHSRNAAWKDKLKIDFSPDGHHAVVQVDNVSLPAKLVNLPCVIGSLKTIDRKTFYKTADVSQMLVCSPEVTPPLKNVRKKRFRKTTKKLPDVKQVDEINFSEYTQSPSVEKEVKRLLYSDAEAVSVRWEVVDDDDAKEIESQGSMPTTPGISQMGGASLSDYDVFREMMGDSGSNSNDVEEKSNEGDDDDDEDEDDEDYGNEKEEEETDNSEEELEKELQAKFNEFSLHEADQDYSSITMAIQKLIFIKEKRLQMIYKKAQRQKELLRKVENLTLKRHFQNVLGKLNIMEKEKCEQIYHLQEQLKCFLKE, via the exons ATGTCCAAGAAGCCCCGGCCAGCAGCGGCAG CCATGAGTGTAAGGCTTGAATGTCATGACGTTGAGGAACAGTTTATATTGCGTCTGCCTCCG GAACAAGCTTATGCTGTCAGGAAAATTATACATTCTAGAAATGCTGCTTGGAAGGATAAACTAAAAATTGACTTTTCTC cTGATGGCCACCATGCGGTTGTTCAAGTAGACAACGTCTCACTGCCTGCTAAACTGGTTAATCTGCCTTGTGTTATCGGAAGCCTGAAAACTATTGACAGAAAGACATTTTATAAGACCGCGGATGTTTCTCAG ATGCTTGTATGCAGTCCTGAAG ttactCCACCACTTAAGAATGTCAGAAAGAAAAGGTTccggaaaacaacaaaaaag CTCCCAGATGTGAAACAAGTGGATGAAATCAACTTTAGTGAG TACACTCAATCTCCAAGTGTGGAAAAAGAAGTGAAGAGACTGCTCTACTCAGATGCTGAAGCTGTCAGTGTCC GCTGGGAAGtcgttgatgatgatgatgctaagGAAATAGAAAGTCAAGGGTCCATGCCAACCACTCCAGGAATCTCACAGATGGGTGGTGCTAGTTTATCAG ACTATGATGTGTTTCGGGAGATGATGGGTGATTCTGGCAGCAACAGTAATGATGTGGAAGAGAAGAGTAATGAAggtgacgacgatgatgatgaagatgaagatgatgaagactatggaaatgaaaaggaggaggaagagacagacaattctgaagaggagttagagaaggagcTGCAGGCCAAATTTAATGAATTTAGCCTCCATGAAGCAGACCAAGATTACAGTTCAATAA CCATGGCAATTCAGAAACTGATTTTTATCAAAGAAAAGAGGCTCCAGATGATTTATAAAAAAGCCCAGCGACAGAAGGAACTCCTCAGGAAAGTGGAAAACTTGACCCTCAAG AGACATTTCCAGAATGTTTTGGGGAAGCTTAACATAATGGAAAAAGAGAAGTGTGAACAG
- the Taf7l gene encoding transcription initiation factor TFIID subunit 7-like isoform X4, protein MALLHHLRMSERKGSGKQQKKLPDVKQVDEINFSEYTQSPSVEKEVKRLLYSDAEAVSVRWEVVDDDDAKEIESQGSMPTTPGISQMGGASLSDYDVFREMMGDSGSNSNDVEEKSNEGDDDDDEDEDDEDYGNEKEEEETDNSEEELEKELQAKFNEFSLHEADQDYSSITMAIQKLIFIKEKRLQMIYKKAQRQKELLRKVENLTLKRHFQNVLGKLNIMEKEKCEQIYHLQEQLKCFLKE, encoded by the exons atggca ttactCCACCACTTAAGAATGTCAGAAAGAAAAGGTTccggaaaacaacaaaaaa AGCTCCCAGATGTGAAACAAGTGGATGAAATCAACTTTAGTGAG TACACTCAATCTCCAAGTGTGGAAAAAGAAGTGAAGAGACTGCTCTACTCAGATGCTGAAGCTGTCAGTGTCC GCTGGGAAGtcgttgatgatgatgatgctaagGAAATAGAAAGTCAAGGGTCCATGCCAACCACTCCAGGAATCTCACAGATGGGTGGTGCTAGTTTATCAG ACTATGATGTGTTTCGGGAGATGATGGGTGATTCTGGCAGCAACAGTAATGATGTGGAAGAGAAGAGTAATGAAggtgacgacgatgatgatgaagatgaagatgatgaagactatggaaatgaaaaggaggaggaagagacagacaattctgaagaggagttagagaaggagcTGCAGGCCAAATTTAATGAATTTAGCCTCCATGAAGCAGACCAAGATTACAGTTCAATAA CCATGGCAATTCAGAAACTGATTTTTATCAAAGAAAAGAGGCTCCAGATGATTTATAAAAAAGCCCAGCGACAGAAGGAACTCCTCAGGAAAGTGGAAAACTTGACCCTCAAG AGACATTTCCAGAATGTTTTGGGGAAGCTTAACATAATGGAAAAAGAGAAGTGTGAACAG